GCCTCGCGACCATGTTTCGCTTCAAAGGACGAGAGCGACCAATGTACCGACTCTGCGGGACTCTTCCTTATGTTGCCCCTGAGCTGTTGAACCAGACTGAGTACAAAGCTCAGCCGGCAGATATCTGGGCTTGTGGGATTGTGCTGACTGCAATGCTGGCTGGAGGTAAATAATCACTGGTCAAGATCACATCCTGGTCTCCGCTTTTGCCATACTTTTATCATTTACTCTCGAAAAAAAAAAGCCAGGACAGTGTTTCAGTCTATTTGATGTTAGAGTCTCCTAaagtagtggtccccaaccactaccGGGCCGCGGCtcgattagtaccgggccgcagaaatgtttttaattaattttttattatttttattattattattattattttattttattttttaattaaatcaacataaaaaacacaagatacaattagtgcaccaacccaacaaacctccctcccccatttacactcattcacatatcaatatagatcaatacagtctgcagggatacagtccgtaagcacacatgattgtgcgtgctgctggtccactcaatctaactttaatcgccaatatttccatagcaataataaataagtatggagacaaagggcacccttgttttagacctcttaatagaggtattgtcccTGAGATGTATCCATTACTGATCATTCTACAGctagttttattatatagcgccttgatccagtgtaataaggagttgccaaaattgaaaaaaactaagcttttacaaataaGAACAAGAAATAATTAGTTAtttctgttttatttattatctgaGCCCGaacgattattattatttttttagtattttattttgaaaaatgaccgCATTCTCTCGGTTATATCTTGGTCACTTGAGCGGCAAAATTTAACCTAGCtaggaaaatgagtaaaaaacagaCGTCTTTGTGAAGGGGAAAAGGCACAGTGAAGAGAGAGAAGAACAGCCTACAACTTCCAACAAAAAGAAAGCTTTTAACAGACAATACCAGGAGTCCTACTTCAACTATGGATTTATCGCAACAGGTGATTCCCACGCACCGAGCCCACTCTGCATAATATGTGGCGACCAACTCTCTAATGAGGCAATAAAGCCTTCAAAACTGCTTCGCCACTTGGAGACCAAGCACCCTGGATTAAAAGACAAGTCCCTGGagtattttgaaagaaaaaaacatgaacatgaaAAACAGAAGAAATGACTGAGGGACACCACATCAGTAATTGAGAATGCACTGAGAGCCTCGTACTTAGTGGCTAATCGTATTGCTAAGGCTAAAAAGCCATTCACTATTGGTGAAGAATTGATCCTTCCTGCCGCTAAAGACATTTGCCGTCAACTTTtaggagaggctgctgttaagaagATATCACAGGTGCCTCTAGCACCGTGACTAGGCGCACTGAGGAAATAGCCGAAGACATTGAGACACAATTGTTAGAGAGGATTGATAAATCACCGTAGTATGCACTCCAGGTTGACGAATCTACGGATGTTGACAACAAGGCAACACTACTTGTTCATGTGTGATATATTTATCAGGAGGATGTGCATGAGGGAGAGGGGAGAGGAGGAGAGCTTGTGAGTCGACtcgggcacacaaacatgcaggaggcttatctgacggttcaaactgacaactttatttcagatgttaaaaaataacattcataatgaaagtagtgtggaattgctggttcttgtcatttatatatttttcaacgtgatttttttatttatgtaatgggCAGAGAGGAAGTTACCAGAGACTTTGATGTTATACTCATGTTATGTTGTTGGCGCATTGTGCTAGTAAAtccatatgagtacacagtggattcacgtttattattttaattttttcatgacATTCAACCGCcggtccgcgggacaaattttcgagcgttgaccggtccgcagctacaaaaaagttggggaccactgtcctaaaGTGTCTAAGACCAGAAAGTCGTCAGTCCCATTGTACTGTGTTTGGAGGGCCAACAGGCAGGGCCAAACCTATTTGTGGATGGCTGCTGGAAAAGGTTGTTATCAAATTAGCAAGAAACAGAGGAGAATTTATGCTAATTTTAAGATAATGGTGATCAATAAAGCAGAGCAGAACTGTTAAGTGGCTAAAAATAAACTGGTCTTGGAAAAAGAGCGATTGTGTTATTCGCTAGTCGTGGcaactattgattattttagtaatctattGATcattttgtttgattaatcaagtaatcagataaaacacacttaaCAGCGTATtttcaatgcgtattttaggataaatagttaaaataaacataaccattactttctttctttttttttgataaaTGCACATCACCaacatttaaattgcacttttaacatctgTGCATTAACAAAACAAGTCTCCACTGTTTGCTGCCACGCCGATCACTTTACCCACACACCAAAGCTCTCGTGTGCTCTTTTGCAGCCTCTGTGTGGAAACTGTTAGAGTATTTAAACTTCCAGGCCGTCCcggatttttttagttttaataatcacTCATTAAACTAaaaatcaaagcaacagaatataaatcaaataatttttctaatcgattaattgttgcagtcCAAATATTTGCCACATTATAGTAAAAATTGTctccattaaaggggtcatattctgatttttttctacatttaaaacccttTCTTGTAGTCtacttaacatgtaatggtggttctttggtcaacattttgcatagattatgttttacagaccatcatcaagccgctttctgaccgtctattCAGGATGCCGTTTTGTGGGCCTTCTTATTTAGGCAacttccaaacagctcgtttggaggaatTAAGAAtgtaggcaagattgttttataaatgacTGCGCAATGccaatggtttgatttcaaatttttgggacttatgcacatcccaaatacacaaaaaacaggtagcaataggtaagaaaagttggttttgtactataggtcccctttaaaaacaCCTCAGTTTTAATATGTGCATCAGTGCTGAAActgttgattattttagtaattgtgtaatcaatcaatcaatgttctaTCGGtgagtttgtttgattaatcgaggaatcggataaaagacactttatagactaaatgcatattttaggggaAAATTGAAGTAAATAGAAATATTTCTGTTTGCCACAACctcctttctttaaaaaaaaaaagttttacataagttaaagttaaagtaccaatgattgtcacacacacactaggtgtggtgaaatttgtcctctgcatttgacccatccccttgttcaccccctgaaaGGTGTGGGAAATAGTGGGCAGCGgtgccgcgctctggaatcatttttggttatttaaccccaaattccaacccttgatgctgagtgccaagctggggtttgaactcacaacatgccgatctcagggcggacactctaaccactaggccactgagtaggtctatAATCAACATTTCGTGCAttattgtctatctgtgttgaccctgcgatgaggtggcgactttttccgtctgaatgcagctgggataggctccagctaaccccacgaccccgagagggacaagcggtacaaaatggatggatggatggatggatggatggatggaataaagtaAAAATAACAACTATTTACACAGATCAccagcacccacacaccaccactTTGGATAAACTGgattagattattttttatttacactcATTCAACAAATAATCAAAGCAAGAGAATatatacaaaagctttttttaatcgattaattgttgcagcccaaAAAGTGCGTGGTGCTGTCTGCAATTGAGTGAAATACTGTCAAGAAAGAGTGTTTGAGGTAATTTGCTGACATGCGATGTTGAGTCACTGTTTTTACATCAAATCTGCCACcaccttttaactttaacttttgtcAAGTACACAACTGAGTTTATCGGCAATCATTCACTCAGCCTACACAGTTTGAAAGATGCCAAGTCATGATTGCGTAATCCAAATCAGCAATGGACTTTTCTAAATGTTCTAGCATGTTTTGTTCTACGCTTGTGTCTCGTGTGACTTTTCCAGAGTTGCCGTGGGACCAGCCCTCTGAAATCTGTCAGGAATATTCAGATTGGCTTCAGAGGAAAACCTACCTGGCTCCTTGGAAGAAAATACAACCCATGCCTCTTTGTAAGTTCTCAATGCATAAATAGTGTGAATGTCtctccttgtgtttatttacttcatGTTTTTGGCAGGTTTGTTGTCCAAGTTATTGCTGGCCAAACCTGATGCACGAATCACCATTTCAGACATTCAGAAAGACCGCTGGTTTGCTCAAGGAAAGTCCTCATAGCAGTGCACACGAGCGTTGTATAGTTATTGATAAAGGTGTTTTTGTGCAGGTGTGAAGCAACCATCAGGTTCCCTAAACTGCGGTTCTAAAAAACACCTTCGAGCTGATGGTGCAGTGATATCTCGAGCCAACAGGTGGATTTCtaatgttatttgttttttttttctgtaatgaTAGCATTACGCGTTTGCTTCTCTCCCTGCAGTGATGACAAGACGGAGTTTTCCAGCTCCCAACCGGACCTGGCAGTAGGAGGCTGGGAAGCCATGCTGCTCATCAGCCAGATGGACGGTCAGGTCAGCTTCTCCCAGCCGACCAAACCTGAGCACATGCTACTGGGGAGTCAGCTGCTAGGAACGCCGGGAGCCAGTCAGGTCAACGCTCGGTTTTTCGTTCTTTGAACGTCTGAACAAAGTGGAGGATGTTAACAATCTCTCCTCACTGTTTGGACACAGACGCCGTTGCAGAGATTGGTGCGCAGAATGACACGCTTCTTCACCACCGTGAGCGCTGACGCCTCGCTGGCTTCCCTTAAAGATGCCTGTGACGCTCTAGCATTCGGCTACATACTCACTTGCACCAAACAGGTATGCGCTGATGCAAGGTGTCCAGGACTTTCATTATTTCGATTCACCATTTTCATTCTTTAGAATTTTGCCAATCCTGTGTTGTGGAATGGCTGCCAGCTCTCTAAGCAtctgctgggttgcatatgacgtcacatccgcctcacgtccggctcattaaatatgcgtaGTGGTCAAGCTCGCGTCGGTTCTAAACGGGTCCTAGGCGTCATTTAGCTTTTCtagaagaaaaatgccctatgattgtgttgttttcggctgcaAAAACCGTTCAAATtgcaaaaaggataaacgtttattcagagttcctcgagaggtagtcaagaagggcggaaggttgaaagattttacgaaacgacgACGAGAAAAATGGCACGCACTCCAgttcaagggagcagagtcgaagaatgcatgagtttgctgtgatcactttgttaaaggtttgtttgatatacttttaacgattagtgttttccatttaaatattatcttgatattatttgtatttcttaaaacacatttttgccacgagtgtttcgaaaagcaccaactcgaaaagtctaaataaaataaataaaatgtgagcaaaacctaaggaTTAAGCTTTCACCAAAGGCAGcagtcataaatgaagctttcagcacatacaccatgttgacatctgtagttatattttgatatagACGGGGACAACACGCGTACTCGTAAACGGCGCATGCAACCAACATTGATGTAAATGCgaaattaaataatgaaatgcaaccttacccaagcaaaaaattatgcatatttaccggggagagtcttgatacaatTTTCAATGACCCTACCACACACAAAAAGTTGTAGATCTCCATGCTTTTCCATGCTTGGAAATAATAACATATTTAATCTTTTTTGTTAAATGCATTTAAATTTGGCCAGAAAAAAATTGCACTGTATACAGCTTCTTCTTGACTGAATATGGTTTTATTATTTGATGCAACAAGCTAATACAATTTTTTATGTCATCGTAACGAAAAGTGGGAATCGTTGGCCACTCTGCAGTTCGATTATCATTCAGGGGCTATGATTTGATTATAAATAGATTATTTATGCAGCTTTAATAATacaatgtatataaataatatataccagTAATTTATCAttcatatattgtatattattacatattatcactgtataatgtttattattaatatgtatattAGGCTCCCCTTTTAGCTACTACTCGGCTACTGTGTCATTTTCAGTTTTTGGATATTCGggcaaacatttttaataatgtaaatacctcacaaactgatgtttggcttcgcTGGCTTCAAGTACCTTTTCTGGGTGACAGtttataaggtggcgacttgtccatggtgtatcgTGCCCTCCGCCCGAGTGCGGCTGTATAGGCTCCAGTCCCCCCACGACatcgagagagacaagcggtgggaaatggatggatggattgaggatttaTCAAGTAGCTTTTCAGTTTGCTCCTATTTACCACGGTGTACAGTGTTTTTTGGTGATTTCCCTCTGCTAGTAAGCAAAATAGACAAAACTTGGTGAATGGCGAGAGAAGAAACACTGAAGCACTGAGAAATGGCGACCGAGTAATGGACTGCGTAAACAGGATGTTACGTAGGGAGCTTTGCTTCTTCAAAATGGCCATGCCTTGTGTGTACTgtactgcacaggaagtgatgtcatcaaaatgaccACGGCCTAAGGCTTACAGTGGCACACAAATTGAATGAAGTGTTTGTACacggagacatggttcgcacacagaggcatatttggcgccaTCTAAAGGTTCGTAAACCGAAACGTTCACAATTACAGTAAGAGGGGTTtcttaaatggaggttccactgtatatggaAGACTAGATACTTGAAAACTGTAGTGACAAATGCTAAGTAATCAAAAAAATTATCGTCCCTACTAAATAATctcacttatctcatcatatgaaatataatttacttcaccaattattatttatttatttatttttattgtgattacttatggagtatattgtgaataaattgagaacaggaagtgaacaaaagttttagcaactgttatgtaaaagaaaaggggtaggattaaataagctctgcttcttcctactctttttcaaacatgttgaaaagagaaactggaaattgtgatgtatcatgttgtatgcttgcatgttcgaaataaactcaactcaactcaacttggCGAGCAGGCATGCTTAAATAAATTTTGATGCCTTCCAAAACCACAGAATGTTCAGATATTTTGGCCCTGCAGTGTTGCCGGCCGGCGGCCACACTGATTAATATTGTCTCTCCTGATTTATTAATCCATTTGCTAATTTCCTCTTCTTAGCTGGTTAATCTCTGCTATAACACAGTTCCTATTGTCCTTCTGTTGAAGTGTACACAGTGTTTTTCTTGTTTCACTAATTCACATTCTACTTAGTTTAGCACCAGAGTTAGCTTGTTCTCCTCCCTTCTCCGTGTGTGTTTGCACTAGATCTGCATTTAGGGTCCGTTTTATTTCATTTATGTAAATAATTGATATTtggacatttgtccaaatgtccaaatcaTCGTCGTACTTCTAATCGTGACGCATCAGAAAATTGATCATTTTTCCCACCTCTTATTGTAACCCTTTTTGGAATCCATTCTAGAGTAGCTGAACTTCAATATCTGTCTGTCACCTGACTTGTGAGGCTGAAGAAGGGTTGTTGGTTAACAAATAATCAAATGCAGGGGCACTTGTTTaatgtaatttattttgtatttgtatggtTATGATATATATATTTCGCAGCTACAAACGGCCCTTTGACGGGAGCCGTAACTATCATGGGGCCCATGATGAAAATGAGTTTGCTAGAAGATTTCACTACTTGGTAGAAGCCAGCAGAGGGCGTAATTAGATTGCTgcttaataaaatgtttttccaCTGAAATCAAAAAGGGAAAGAGAAAAATTGGGAAATTTGCTACAACATGGTTACCTATGTGGAgtttatgtttgtgtgtttttagtCACCTCTCTCTACTTTGTTGGTTTTTGGCTTAGCAATGTCATTTAAGTTTACATAtttaatacttaaaggcctactgaaatgaattttttttatttaaacagggatagcagatctattctatgtgtcatacttgatcatttcgcgatattgccatatttttgctgaaaggatttagtatagaacaacgacgataaagattgcaacttttggtatctgataaaaaaaaggcttgcacctaccggaagtagcgtgacgtagtcagttgaacatatacgcaaagttccctattgtttacaatgatggccgcatgaagtgagagagattcggaccgagaaagcgacaatttccccattaatttgagcgaggatgaaagatttgtggatgagtaaagtgcaagtgaaggactagtggggagttgaagctattcagatagggaagatgctgtgagagccgggggtgacctgatattcagctgggaatgactacaacagtaaataaacacaagacatatatatactctattagccacaacacaaccaggcttatatttaatatgccacaaattaatcctgcataaaaacacctgcgtgtttgttatgctagctcctagctcctctgctagctcctagctccatagaacacgccaatacaattcaaacacctgatcaacacacacaatcactcagcccaaaagaccgtttacctaacccaaggttcataaagcttatatatttttaaaaagttacgtacgtgacgcgcacatacggtcaagttatcgaatgtttagcagccaaggctgcatactcacggtacctgatattcagctgggaatgactacaacagtaaataaacacaagacatatatatactctattagccacaacacaaccaggcttatatttaatatgccacaaattaatcctgcataataacacctgcgtgtttgttatgctagctcctagctcctctgctagctcctagctccatagaacacgccaatacagttcaaacacctgatcaacacacacaatcactcagcccaaaagaccgttcacctaacccaaggttcataaagcttatatatttttaaaaagttacgtacgtgacgcgcacgtacggtacggtacgtgttatgctagctcctagctcctctgctagctcctagctccatagaacacgccaatacaattcaaacacatgatcaaaacacacaatcactcagcccaaaagaccgttcacctaacccaaggttcataaagcttatatattttaaaaaagttacgtacatacgcaaaaaaaagccaaagctgcatactcacagtagcacgtctgcgtctttgtcatccaaatcacagtaatcctggtaagagtctgtgttgtcccagttctctacaggcgtctgtgtatccaagtcaaaagtcctcctggttagagtctctgttatccgagttcttccatcttgactgcatctttcgggaatgtaaacaaagaagcgccggctgtgtactgttgtggctgactacgttcgaaaaatacgtccatttcgcaccgacaactttcttctttgcttgctcggcttccttctccataatgcaatgaacatgattgaaacagattcacaaacacagatgtccagaatactgtggaattatgaaatgaaaacagagctttttcgtattggcttcaatgtggaaggcatacccgtgttcgccggtctacgtcacgcgcatacgtcatcctcagaggcgtttcgaaccggaagtttagcggcaaatttaaaatgtcactttataagttaacccggccgtattggcatgtgttataatgttaagatttcatcattgatatatacactatcagactgcgtggtcggtagtagtgggtttcagtaggcctttaaaggggaactgcactttttttgttttgtctgtcattcacaatcctaacgtaagacaagaacacatcagttttttgttttttttacactaactcgtaaataaacgttagcaaaagtcagttaACAATGGAACCAGTGGGAC
This Entelurus aequoreus isolate RoL-2023_Sb linkage group LG05, RoL_Eaeq_v1.1, whole genome shotgun sequence DNA region includes the following protein-coding sequences:
- the chek1 gene encoding serine/threonine-protein kinase Chk1, giving the protein MAVPFVEDWDLVQTLGEGAYGEVRLLVNRQTEEAVAVKVIDTSQAQECAENVKKEICVHKILNHQNIVRFFGHRKEGPTMYLFLEYCTGGELFDRIEPDLGMAEKDAHKFFQQLIAAVEYLHNMGITHRDIKPENILLDNKDNLKLTDFGLATMFRFKGRERPMYRLCGTLPYVAPELLNQTEYKAQPADIWACGIVLTAMLAGELPWDQPSEICQEYSDWLQRKTYLAPWKKIQPMPLCLLSKLLLAKPDARITISDIQKDRWFAQGVKQPSGSLNCGSKKHLRADGAVISRANSDDKTEFSSSQPDLAVGGWEAMLLISQMDGQVSFSQPTKPEHMLLGSQLLGTPGASQTPLQRLVRRMTRFFTTVSADASLASLKDACDALAFGYILTCTKQVTVNTLDKRNNKLIFKVHLLEMDQRVLLDFRLSKGDGLEFKRLFLKIRQKLCDIVSTQKISLPVI